Genomic DNA from Niallia circulans:
ATATTTCCCGTCCTATGCGCTGGGATATATGTATGCAGCCCAGTTTAAACAAACCCTATTAAAGGATTTGCCTAACTTTGACGAGCTTCTTCGGAAGGGTGAGTTGCTGCCAATTAAAAAATGGTTCAATGAAAAAGTTCATCAATTCGGAAAAACAAAAAAACCGCTTGAAATTTTAGCAGATGTGACAGGAGAAGGCCTTAATGCCCAATACTTAATTGATTATCTGTACGAAAAGTACAGCAAGGTGTATCTTCTGTAATCATGTCCAGACAAAAAGAGCAAGGAATTCCTTGCTCTTTTTTTGCTTTTCGTACGAAATGAAGCGCAATTGTCACGAAAAGCGCAGTACAGGAATATACTATTATAGAATTAATAAACTGGATGTGATAATCGATGGTACATTATTATTGCAAACACTGTCTCCTTCTTTATAAGGAAAGCACAATCTGTTCCAATTGTGGAGCGAAGGTTGAGAATAAAATAAAGATAGAAGTACAAAGCCAAAAGGAAAATGAGTGAAAAATAGCAAAAACAAAGAGTATGACGTTTGTATGCCATCTCTTTGTCAGCTTATAATCTTATACTTCAAGCATCAAAATAATATAAAGTGTGCCTGTGTCAGCTAATGTTACTTTAAGGCTTAAAGCCTTGTCAAAGCCATACATTTTTGTCTCTCCTACCAAAACCGTCGGAGGGGTAATATCCATTGCAATTCCATTTTTTGATACAAAAGTAGTCAGGTTACCTGCAATCATATTTCCAAGCTCTCCAGAAAAAGAATCAAGCATTTCTCCTTCAAGAGCCATTCCAAACATTGCTTCACCGATTTTACCGAAAACTTCTTGATTTCCATCTATAATGACTCTTCCACGGAAGTCACCTGTCAGACCAATAAGCACTCCTAAAGATTTCTGCTGATATGGTGCCGTTACTAAAGTTGGTTTATCAATTGTTAGTTCAAAGGGGATTACATTCTTAACTGAATCAATAGTCCCGTTTAATATTTCTGTTGCGCTTCTTGTGATTGTCAAAATTCATTCCCCCATACTGTAGTTATCATCATCTTATCATAGTTTATAAAAAATTTGGATAAGGAAAATTCAAAAAAACGACGAATTTCATAGTAAAAAATACCTATCTTTAGAAATGGTAATTAGGTTTAAACTACTACGTTTTTCGGTGCTGGATACTATTTACAATGAAATTTTAATTAAATCCTTTTATAATAAAGAAGCACAGCAACATCCTTCAAAACATTTCATTCCTCCTGTGAGAGGAATTTTTTTTTACTTATATTGAAAATGATTATCATTGATGATACAATGTAACTGAAATTGAAAATTACTCTCATTAAGGAAAGAGGTGCAAATAGACATGGTTATGGTCTTTATTGCTGCTGCTGCAATTACTTGCTTGTCCGTTATGAAATATGTGTTGAAAAACGTCTCACCTTCTGCAAATACAAAATAAATACATTTATTATAATCTTTATTATTTCACTTTTACCTCTTAATTTATTCTGGTAATACCTCTTTTTCATCATCTCCGCTTAAAATTCAAAATATTTTCTTTATTCTAATGTTGAAAATGGTTAAAATGGAACTAATCTACATATTAAGATTAAAGGAGTTAGTCATGCTTCCGACAACCATTTTTCAGCTAAACCACCTGACTGAATTTCATCATTTTTTAAACAAACAAAAGGATCTTACTGCAGCCGAAAAGGTGAAGGACTTAATCAACAAAATTTACAAGTGCGATTTTGTCTTTACCTTTTGTGGTCATTATTCTGCTGGGAAGTCCAGCTTAATCAATGAACTTATTGGCAAACCATTGTTACCAAGCAGCCCAATCCCGACAACAGCACATAAAATAAAGGTTTCACGAGGCAATGATGCTGTCAAAGTTTATTTCACAGCTAAACCTA
This window encodes:
- a CDS encoding chemotaxis protein CheX, whose translation is MTITRSATEILNGTIDSVKNVIPFELTIDKPTLVTAPYQQKSLGVLIGLTGDFRGRVIIDGNQEVFGKIGEAMFGMALEGEMLDSFSGELGNMIAGNLTTFVSKNGIAMDITPPTVLVGETKMYGFDKALSLKVTLADTGTLYIILMLEV